Part of the Pedobacter roseus genome is shown below.
AGTTATGGCGATATTTTTAACCTTACCCGTTTATCTGCAAAATTTCTGCCCGGTGCCGATAGTTTTATCAATTGGATCATCGTAGCGATAATTGCATTGATTGGTGCAATGGTTTGGGATAAATCAAAATATAAAAATATAAATTACGACCGGTTTTATTACTGGTTAAGGGTAGTGGTGCGTTACCGTTTGGCCATTGGCATCATCGGTTACGGCTTTATCAAATTTTTTCCTTTGCAGGCCCCTTTTCCTTCCATCAGTAATTTAAATACCAGTTATGGCGATTTTACCGACTGGAAAATATTTTCGATGAGTTTGGGCATTGTACCTTCTTACGAAACATTTTTAGGCGCTATCGAAATTCTCGCAGGCTTATTCTTGTTCTTCCGTAAAACAGCTACCATCGGTGCAGCCATTATCCTGGTATTTACCGGAAATGTATTTATATCCAATCTGGCTTACGAAGGCGGCGAATTTGTGTATGCCACTTACCTGATCACTTTTGCACTTTTTGTATTGTGGTTCGATGCACAGCGGATTTATAACCTGGTATCGCTCGAGCGGCCAACAGCACCTAACAGTTTTAAACCCCTTTTTGTGGGTAAAACCAAAACCCTGCGTTTGGTACTTAAAACACTCGTTATTTTCTTTTTTGTTTTCCTCTATGGTTTTAAAACCTATTCCGGTTTCCATCACGACCCTTATCAGTTTCCACGTACCAAAGGTTTAGCAAGAGCAGCAGGGATTTACAATGTAAGCGAGTTCAAAATCAATGGACGTGTATTGCCTTATGCTGCTGCAGATTCTATCCGCTGGAAAGATGTGGTATTTGAGAAATGGGCCACCATCAGCGTGCGTTCCGATCGGAAAGTAATTATTGATTCGGCAAATTACGAACAGGTATTTAAAAATGATAAAGACCGCGATTATGAACTGGCCGGTACCGCAGGAAGGCATTATTACAGTTATACTGTCGATTCTGTGAACCATGTATTGTTATTGGATAACAAGAATCCTCATTACAAAGGCGAACAGTTGCGGTTAAATTATAGCCACCCCGATAGCGCTACGGTGATCCTTTCGGGTACCAATCAGCACCGCGATTCGATTTACGTGGTACTGAACAAAATCGATAAAAAATATCCGTTAAAGCTTAGCCGCCGCAAAGCACTTAAACTATAAAAAAGCTTAATGTTATGTCTGAAATAAAACAACGTGATATAGAAAACGAAGTAACAGCGCAACAGGCGGCAGCCAAAAAACCATGGTCGTGGCAAAAAAAGTTTGGCTTCCGCGTGCTGTTTATTTTCTTCCTGGCCATGTCTATCCCTTTTTCGGCCAATTGGTATAAAAATGTTTTTACCTTGGATTGGTCGCGACCGCATTACCGCGATTTATACGATATCGCCCGTTTCCAGCCCAGCTTTTTATCACTTTTTGGCGGACAGCGTTCACGCGATATTACCGATTCTCCATCAGGTGATGAATCAGCTAAAAAAGATGGTGTCAAAAAGAATAAGATAGAAAAAGTTGGTGCCAAAAAAGCTGAATCGAAAAACGAAACTGGTGCAGCTTTACCGCCAAAAAGAAGTTTTCTGGCCGATTATGTAGATTGGGGCATCGCATTGGTGTTTGCGCTTGTAGGCGCACTAATCTGGACGGCATTTGACCGCAAAAGTAAATCTTACCACATCCTTTATTACTGGATCAGGGTGGTGGTGCGTTACCGCGCCGGGATCGGGATTATTGGCTTCGGTTTTACCAAACTTTTCCCTACACAGATGCCTTATCCGTCACTGGGTTTGCTCAACAGTAATTTTGGCGATTTTACCGCTCAAAAAATATACTGGCTTTCGGTAGGTGTGGTGCCCTGGTACCAGGTTTTTGGTGGCGTGGTCGAAATTGTTGCCGGTGCGATGCTTTTCTTCCGGAAAACCAGCACATTTGGAGCTATACTTTTAGCGGCTGCACTAGGCGATATCACTTTTGTAAATTACGCTTACGATGGTGGTGTGCACGTTTATGC
Proteins encoded:
- a CDS encoding DoxX family protein, which gives rise to MSNTNISSPPVWTDREKLIFRFFFLFFILQAIPLSVDFFKTVFGFNWLHISYGDIFNLTRLSAKFLPGADSFINWIIVAIIALIGAMVWDKSKYKNINYDRFYYWLRVVVRYRLAIGIIGYGFIKFFPLQAPFPSISNLNTSYGDFTDWKIFSMSLGIVPSYETFLGAIEILAGLFLFFRKTATIGAAIILVFTGNVFISNLAYEGGEFVYATYLITFALFVLWFDAQRIYNLVSLERPTAPNSFKPLFVGKTKTLRLVLKTLVIFFFVFLYGFKTYSGFHHDPYQFPRTKGLARAAGIYNVSEFKINGRVLPYAAADSIRWKDVVFEKWATISVRSDRKVIIDSANYEQVFKNDKDRDYELAGTAGRHYYSYTVDSVNHVLLLDNKNPHYKGEQLRLNYSHPDSATVILSGTNQHRDSIYVVLNKIDKKYPLKLSRRKALKL